The window AGCGGAACGCTTTGTCGTTCCAGCCGCACACGGGCAGGAGGTCGCGGAATTCGGGCAAGGGGCCTGATGGGCGCTGTGTTATTTGGGATGCAAAGCCCCAGGCAGTGCGGAAGGCTCCGCTGGGTTGTTGCCCTTGTAGCAGCCAGAGGCGGGTGGGTTGTGGGTCGGCATCGAAGCCGTATGCCTGGAGCAGTGCCATCGCCCGCAAGATGTCGCCTACAGCAGCGATCCATTGCGGATAGCGGTTGACCCGCCCGCCGGAGTAGATAACCTGCGGGAAGCTGCCATCGTCGTAGCGCCAGCGCAGGACAAAGGCCATTGCTCGCCAGGCGGCATCCAGATAACGCTCGTCCCTTGTCCATTCATATCCTACCACTAGTCCTGGCACACAGCGTGCAATGTAGTAAGGGAAGAACTTGGGCACTGGCTTTCCATTCTGGCCGTATTGATAGATGGCTCCATCCAAGGGGCCGCCGCACACCTGGTGGGCCAAGATAGCGTCCCATACCGGCTGAGCGTAGGATTCTGCCCACGTGCTGTCTCCGCTGAGTTGTGCCATCTTGGTCAATACTTCGCTCAGCGTGGCGCTCTTGTTGGGAACGAAGGAGGGGATAGAGGGATGATCGCGAAAGGTACGCCTTTCTTCATCCCACAGCACGCTGATGTAATAACTGCGTAGGTTGCGCTCGGCAGTCGCCAAATAAGTCCGCCAAGTTACATCCCCCTCCTCGCGCAATGTCTCTGCCAGGAGCAAGAGGGCAAGATCGCAGGCCGCCTCGTGGGGTGTCCCACCGCTATAAGGATTCAGCTCGAAACTAGAGTGGCGGAAGTTGCCGTTGGGCAATTGGCCCTGTACTAGGTCGTCCCCTGCCTGGCGGGCTTTGGCGAGCCAGCTCTCCTCACCGGTCTGATGGTACAGGTTCAGATAGCCGATGATGATGCCCTCGTAGCGCCAGTCCAATCCCGCGCCGGTGAACTGCAGGCAATTCTGCCACCAGTGCGCCACAGGCCCGCCATAGCCATCGGGGCCGCGCATCGTTTCCAGCCAGGCATCCAAATTGACCACAGCGCTGCCCAGGATTCTCGCCTTGGATTCACCGTTAGGGCAGTTGACGACCACTTGTCTTACAAGCGACTCCCAGCAAGGTAAAGCCACCGGCCTTCGGTATGACCGACAAGAGGCGCGCTATCAAAGGCATCACGACAAAGTGCCCTGTTGCTCGAAGTGCCATTCCAACGACATCCAGCCTCTGAAGTGCTTTCCACCTTATACTTGCCTGATGCAACAGGTTATCACCCAAAAGTGGGCTCCGTATGATAGCCACCAGGTTAAGTCCTGCGTTTTTGAAGCACCATTCGAGAGCAGACCGGGTCCATAGGGTCAGATGGTGAGGGGGCAAGTCCACCTCCGGAGCAAACCACTGCGGCCAGCGTTGATGACCTGGCACAGTGCATACCACATGTCCCCCTGGAACAAGCATCTTACCGAGTCCCTGAACTACATTCACTGGATCTTCCAGGTGTTCCAGAACGTCAAACAGACAGATAACATCGAAGCAGAGATCCCGGGGATTCGCCAAGAGATCCTCTATAGAGAGAGCCTGTACGTTAGTCACTCTGTAGAGTTCACAGGCTGTCTGCACCGCCGATGGGTCACTGTCAATCCCGGTAATCCTGTATCCCTGTGCTGCCGCCAATCTCAGAAACATTCCACTGCCGCATCCCACCTCTAAAAGCTTCCCCCCAGGATTTAGCTTCAGGGAGAAGAACGACCGGTATCTCCAATCCCGGCGAATGGCGAACATCGGGACGGCTATCTCTCTTTCTCTCCTCTCAGAATACAATGAGGATTGCTCATACCACCGAGCGCCGGGGGACTGCATCGGATCACTGAAACGGAGCTGGCACGACGGGCATTTATATAGAGTGTAATCCCCGACTTGTGCCAGCGGTTTTGATGCTATTGTTGAACATACCGGGCAATGCATCACTTCGATGCCTCTACTTTCTCCTCGCTACGGCCACCCCAACGGGGGCCCAAAGTGCCTGCCACCCGCTCACCACATACCCGGCCCGCATTCTGTGCAGGCAACGGTCCGCCAGGTCGCCCCGGCCCAAGCGCTCCATCAGCCGGAAGGCATAGCCCCAAAGAATGCTACGTGGGCCATGGAAACCATAGAGGACCTCGATGGCAAAATCGCCGTGTCGTAGCCATTGCATCACCTGCTGCAATCCTAGCGGGTGCTTGTCCGGGCGCTCGCCATTGCCCTGCCACTCCGGTAGAAAGCGGGCCAGCCGGCTAGAAAAAATGACGCACAGTTTCCCACCCGGGAGCAGCGCCTGGCGCACGCGCTCCGGCACTTGCCTGTCATCGGCCAACTCTGGCTCAGCCCAGATAGCGCAATAAGCACAAAGATTAAGGTGCTGGGGGGCTAGGGAGAATGCAGCAGGGTCTACTTCTACCCCGAGCCACCTCTGCAGGTCACTTGCCCATAGACCCCATTCCCCTATTGCAACGAGTAGTATCTTGCAACCATGCAGGCGCTTGAGCAATTCGCGTGCGTAGAAGGGACTGCTGGCAAAGAGCACGATGGGCCCTCCCGTACGATGCGCCTCTACCGCGCAGAGGTCAAAAGCGTATTGATACTCCAAACTAGGCTGCATGGGTGCTAGAGTGCAGAGAAGCACTACGGAAAACGAAAACGGAACACGCTACTTATCACTCGTCACTCCTTACTCACCCCATGCGAGCACCTCCTCATACACCCGCACCAGCCGCGGAATAATCTTTGGCCAGGCATATTTCTCTACCACCTTGGCACGGCCGCGCTCGCCCATTTCTTGCCGACGGCGAGGATCGTCTAACAACATGCTGATCTTCTCCGCCAGCTCATGCGCATCCCCTGGCTGAACCAACAGTCCGTCTTCGCCATTGCTCACGACTGAGCGTACACCGGGCAGATTGCTGGCAATAACCGGTTTTCCGCATGCCATGGCTTCCAGCAGCACCAAGCCAAAGGCTTCGCCCATCGTTGTAGAGGGGAGCACGAGCACGTCGCACAGGGCGTAGTGGGCAGGCAATTCTGTATCCGACACCTGACTACAGAAAATGACCTGCTCGTCTAATCCCAAGCGTAAGGCGCGCTGCTGATACGCCGGGCGCAGATTCCCTTCGCCGACTACCAATAGCCGGACATGTCTATTGCACACATAGATCAGTGATTGCAGC is drawn from Chloroflexota bacterium and contains these coding sequences:
- a CDS encoding class I SAM-dependent methyltransferase, which codes for MFAIRRDWRYRSFFSLKLNPGGKLLEVGCGSGMFLRLAAAQGYRITGIDSDPSAVQTACELYRVTNVQALSIEDLLANPRDLCFDVICLFDVLEHLEDPVNVVQGLGKMLVPGGHVVCTVPGHQRWPQWFAPEVDLPPHHLTLWTRSALEWCFKNAGLNLVAIIRSPLLGDNLLHQASIRWKALQRLDVVGMALRATGHFVVMPLIARLLSVIPKAGGFTLLGVACKTSGRQLP
- a CDS encoding glycosyltransferase family 4 protein; the encoded protein is MDRAHFFKGMTVLLQSLIYVCNRHVRLLVVGEGNLRPAYQQRALRLGLDEQVIFCSQVSDTELPAHYALCDVLVLPSTTMGEAFGLVLLEAMACGKPVIASNLPGVRSVVSNGEDGLLVQPGDAHELAEKISMLLDDPRRRQEMGERGRAKVVEKYAWPKIIPRLVRVYEEVLAWGE